Below is a window of Shewanella khirikhana DNA.
CGGTCAGTGCCACATCCACTATGCGCACCACCATAAAGCTGCCGACAATCTTGCCCACCCCCTTACTTGGCAACACTGTGCTGTTACTGAAAAACATCACCTTGGCGCCGTGCCTCAGGATCCCTGAACGACTGCTTGGTCTGTCGTTGGCAAGCTCATCCTCCCCCGGCAGCACCCGGCCAAACCAAATGGGTTGATTCTTAATGTCCTCCGGCAGCAGTCCGGGCTGAGACTGATAGGCCCAGATCAGTTTGCCTTTGGTATCAAACAGGAAGGCGCCGTCCATTTCGGCGGCTACAAAGGCCTCGTCATACAGATTGGATTCGACAAACTCATCGGTAGGACTCAGGACAAATTCGACCATGTCGTCCCACACGGCATAATCAAAACTGAAGGTGGTCAGTGGCTGACGAAAGAAATCCATCCCGGCCTGCAGGGCACGAACCTCCATCACTTGCTGATCTTTAAGCTCATGCAACAGACTTGGCCGCAGAAACAGGCCATAGAGCAGAAAAGAAGTAACAAACGCTATCAGGGTGAGTCCACCGCCAAGCAGCAAGGTAAAGTGATTTAGCCTCATAGTCCCAGCCCCAGCCATTCATACTTTAAGCTTAGCCAGCGACACAGAATTTGCTGAAAAAATAAAAGCCGCTCAATGGCGGCTTTTATTTGACTTTTCAAGATCTAGGCGATGTTGAATCGCTACACAATCCGGAACTGACTCACGGCGTTTTTGAGGTACTCCGCCCGCTCACGCACATCGTCCGATGCCTTGGCATTGGCCAGCGCAGCATGGGAAGACTCATCGGCAATATCACGGATGATCACCACGTTCTTGTTCACCTCGGCGGCCACCGAGCTTTGCTCTTCAATGGCAGCGGCAATCTGGGTGCTCATGTCCATAATGTTGGTCACATCGGCGTTGATCTGCGCCAGCAAGGTACCGGCACTGGCCGCCTGCTCGGCACTTTCACCGCCCTGACGCTGACTGGCTTCCATCAGTTGCACAATGGAGCGGGTGCGGCTTTGCAGGGTTTGAATAATGCCGGCAATCTCTTCGGTGGACTCCTGGGTACGCATGGCCAGAGAGCGAACCTCGTCGGCCACCACCGCAAAACCCCGCCCCTGCTCACCGGCGCGAGCCGCTTCGATAGCGGCGTTCAGCGCCAGCAGGTTGGTTTGCTCGGCAATACCACGAATAACATCCAACACACTGCCGATGGTGCCGCTGTCGCGCTCAAGTTCAGAAACCACAGTGGCAGAGCTGTTGAGCTGCTGTGCCAGCGACTGGATTTTTTCGATGGTCTGCTCCACGCCCAACTGACCATTCTGGGCATTGGTGTGGGTTTGATTGGCGCGCTCGGCGGCAAGTTCGGTGTTCTTGGCAATCTCATCGATAGTGGCGCCCATTTCAGTAATGGCGGTGGCGACCATATCGGTTTCGTTAAGTTGGCGCATCACGCCATCAGAGGTGCGGGTGGCGTTTTCAGACAGCTCGCTGCACGACTCGTGCATCACGGCGACGGCTTCATTCACTTGTTGGATCAGTGCCTGGAAACTCTCCACCATCTGATTAAAGTGCAGCCCGACTTCAGCAATTTCATCCTCACTGGTGGTATCGCATCTGAGGGTCAAATCCTTTTCACGGCCAACCTGGGAAATCACCTGATTAATATTGTTGATGGGGCGAATAATGGCGCGGATGATCATCAGGGTGACAATGGCCACCAGCGCGGCAATCACTGCAAACAGGGTGGTGGCCATAAAGACACTGTCTGACTCTTCGTCGTGGATCTCGGCCAGCGCCAGCTCACGCAGCTCAAGTGTCATCAGATCGATTTCATCCACCACTTTGCGCAGTTCACCGAGCTTGCCTTCTTCTTTGGCCAGGCCAAACTCCTTCTCTTTATTGACCAGCGCTTCAAAGTTGTTTTTATAGTCCGTCATCAACTGGCGGATTTGCCCTTTGACAGACTCATCCAGGTCGGCGCCATCCAGAACCGTATTGAAGTTAGCCAGCGTCTTATGGAATTTGTCCATGTAGCTGGCATCACGGCGGAGCATAAAGTCCTTTTCATTACGACGCAGTTGCAGCATTTGCACCGCAATCTCGGCCTCATCGTATTGCTTAAGCAGGGTCTCAACGTTATGCACAGCTTCGCGCAGTGCCCCATAAAGGCCTGCTTTGGGGTTTAAACCAATTTGCTGTTCAAGCACCACAACATCGGCAAACAAAGCCAGATACTGATTCACCAGCACTTCAAAGCGGTTAAGCGCCGTAGGAGGGATATCATATTCGGCAAACACTTGCTGGATGTAGACAAGCTTGGTTTGCAAGGCATCAGCGTGTTTTTTATGGTCTGCGACGTACTCCATTTCTTTGCGGTCGAGAAAGTCTTTTTCATCCTTTCTCAGCTCGAGCATATCCCGTTCAAGCTCCACCACGGTTTGGGCGGCAAGGGCTAATTCCACCTGAGTTTTCCCCGAGTAGAGCTGAAGGCCAAACATGGCGACCAGTGCACCGATAGACAGGGCTGCACTGAGCATTAATTTTTGACGAATGAGCATGTTACTCTCCCCGGTTGCCCGCTCTTATTAACTGTAGACCCTAAGTTCGAAATTGGTATACGGACGCATCCCTGTCACGAAAATGTCACCAATATTTTCTGTTGCAATTTTGCAAATGAAAAGCAATTTTTACCACTAAATTATTCAATTGCTGTAGATTTTACAGCCACACACTAACCAAGCCAGCATTCACACCGGCGCGGAAAAATAGCACATTTACAACGCCAAGCAAGATTGCATACAATATTCTTAAATTCTTCTCTGCACGTTTTGCTTTACGTGCCCACACAGGTGCTGCCCATGAATGTTATCGACGCCCACCAGGTGCATCAGTCACTGACTTTTGATGCCCTGATTGCTGCCCTGCGGCAACAATTCGCCCGCCCCTCTTCCATTCCACAGCGACAGGTGTACCCGCTGGCCGCCGACAGCCACGACGCCTTTGCGGTTCTGCCAGCCTGGGACAATGACAGTATAGGCGTGAAAGCCTTTACTTACCTTCCTGATAATCCTGCTAAAAATCCTGGGTTTCAGAGCCTTTACTCACAAATTCTGTTGTTCGATCGTCAAACCGGTGCCCCGCAGGCATTGGTGGATGGCACCAGTGTTACCTACTGGCGCACCGCGGCGGTTTCAGCGCTGGCGGCCGATTACCTGGCAAGAAAGGACAGCTCCCGGCTGCTGGTGATTGGCACGGGGAATCTGGCGCCTTTCATGGCCCTGGCGCATGCCAGTGTCAGACCCATCCGTGAGATCAGAATATGGGGGCGAAGCGCTGCCAAATGCGAGCAGCTGTGCCGGCAAATTCAGGCGGCAAGACCAGATATGACAGTGACCATCAGCCAGGCGCTCGAACAGGATGTGCCCTGGGCCGATATCATCAGCTGCGCCACCGGCAGCCCGGAGCCACTTTTCAGCGGCGCCTGGGTCACGCCAGGTACCCATACCGACTTTGTCGGCAATCACCATAAAAACTGTAGGGAGTGTGATACAGAACTGGTGATAAATGCTCAGGTTTTCGTCGATTCACGCCTGAATGTATTTAACGAAGCCGGAGAACTGCTGCTGCCGGTAGCCGAAGGCCGTTTTGCCCTGTCTTCGGTCAGGGCCGAACTTTCACAGCTTTGCAGCGGCGAAGTTGGCGGCAGACAATCGGATGACGACATCACCCTGTTTAAAAGTGTAGGCTCTGCCCTTGCCGATTTGGCCGGAGCAAGGCTTGTATATCAGCGTCTTAACCAAACCAATCGCGACCCGATATAAGCGTTTTCACATCCGTTTGACTGCATTTAACCGCCGGGATGTAAAAAAATTGGCATCCCGACTAAACCTTTCTATCTTGGGCATCTGTCTTAAATAGCAAACAAAGACCGATGGAACCCAAGGTGCTCCCCATCTTCAAGCAGGCCAGTACACAGCAAGCAGACGTCAGCGACAGCCATTTGGCTCAGCTGGCCGCTGACGGCGATAAGCTCGCCTTTGAACAGCTGTATCAACGGCATCATAAACGGATTTATGCCCTGGCGCTGCGCCTTGGCGGCGAGCCCAGCCTTGCCGATGAAATTCTGCAGGAAAGTTTTGTGCGCCTGTGGCACAAGCTGCCGCAGTTTCGCGGTGAGAGCCAGTTTGGCACCTGGTTTTATTCACTGGCACTCAATCAGGCGCTGAATACTCTCAAGCAACACCGCAGCTTTTGGGCACGTTTCATCCCCGACTGGCAGTTACAGGACGCGCCGCAGTCATCGTCACAGGACGATAGCCTCCTGCTCGACCGTTTAATTCTGCGACTGCCGGAGCGTGCGCGGCTGGTGTTCGTACTCTTTGCCGTTGAAGGCTTCTCCCACGAGGAAGTAGCCAAAGTGCTTGGTATCTCGGCCGGCACCAGCAAAGCCCACTACCACAGGGCGCGGGAACTGATGAAGGAGATGCTGTCATGACCAATACAGCCGACAAACGCCTCGACCAACTGATAGCCAATGCCCCCAAAGAGTTGACGCCGCCCGCGGCCAACTGGGATGCAATTGCCGCAAGACTCGACCGCCCGCAGCCAACCCGGGCCGAAGAAGACCGGAAACAAGCACGGCCCACAAGGCTGCCCTGGTATGTGCCCACCGCGGTGGCTGCAGCGCTGCTGCTGGCCCTGATACCGCTGATGCCGCTGACGCCGCTGACGCCCAATGGCAATGCACCCGAAGTGGATACCAGCCTGTTGCCGCTGATTGAAAGCATCGAGCTTGCTCACCGCCAGGAAGTGGCTTCCCTTGCCGAGTCATCCAACCACGGCTGGCAACGGGTGGGTTTTCAGGAACCGGTGGACGCCGGCCTTAAAGAGCTTCGGGAAGCCGCGCGGCTTATCCTTGTCTCGCTCAAATCCAATCCGAATGACAAACAACTTTGGCAGCTCTGGCTCTGGGTCCAGCGCCGCGAAATTGAACTTCTTACCCAGGGACAAAGGTTGCCTGCCGGCGCCACACAAGGAGACACCCTATGAAGACACTGCATTCACTGTCGCTGCTGTGCCTGCTCGCAAGCCCATTATTTGCCGCCGAAAAAGTGGACCAAAGCCTGGACGTTGGTGCCCAGTCGGTGCTGGAAATCCGGGTTCAACGCGGCAACGTTGAATTAAGCCCCTGGGATCAGAACAAAATTCAGGTGCAGGGCACTCTGGATGAACTCAGTAAAGGTCTGATTTTCGAAAGCCAGGACGGCCGTATTCTGCTGGAAGACAAGATGCCCAAAAGCTATCAGGGTAAAAGCAATCAGGGCTCAAATCTGGTCATTAAGGTGCCGAGCGCATTGACCTTGAAAGCCGAAGGCGTGTCGGCCGACTATCAGGTCAATGGCCTCAATGGCGAGCTGGACCTGGGTACTGTCTCCGGCGACATCAAGGCAGGGGCACTTGGCGGCAGAGTCAACTTCAACACGGTTTCCGGTGAAATTGACGCCACAGGACTGAGCGGCAAAGTGAGCATGGAAACCGTCTCCGGCGCCATCAAGGACAAGGACTCCAGCAGCCCGGATGCCAGCTACAAGTCGGTGAGCGGTGATATCAAGCTCGATACCGAGGCTCAGGTGGTGCATATCGAACAGGTATCGGGCGATACCGAAGCCAGGCTCGCCAATGCCCGCGCGCTGCAGTACAACGCCGTCAGTGGCGATGCCGAGCTCGCACTCAAAGGTGATGTGAAGGTATCTGGGGAGTCCGTCAGTGGCGATATCATGATTAAGCTGCTCAGTAATGCCGACGCCCGCGTCGCCATCAATGGTGGCCCGGGAGGCAAAATTAGCAACGGCCTTTCCAGTGAGTCGCCCAAAAAGCCCAAGTATGGCCCTGGCAGCAGCCTGAATATGCAGCTTGGCAATGGTAAGGGAGTTATTGAACTCTCGACCCTGAGCGGCACCCTGTCACTGGAGTGAGCCATACACTCGGTGAAAAACAACAAAGGCCTCTATTGAAGGCCTTTTTTATACTCTGCATCAAGTGGTGCACTTGCACAGCGGCGCCGCTAACCGCTTGCTGGAGGCGAGTTCGCCGCGCTATTTCACAAGCGATTCAACAAGAGATTTCACAAGCTATTTCACACGCTATTTAACGGAGGCTATTTCGGCCTCGGTCAGGTAACGCCACTCTCCGGGCTCAAGCGCCGGGTCAAGCTCAATGGCCCCCACCGCCTCGCGGTGCAGGCCAACCACTTTATTTCCCACCGCAGCAAACATCCGCTTCACCTGATGATATTTCCCCTCGGTAATGCTGAGCAGGGCTTCGGTGTCAGCCAGGATCTCAAGCACTGCGGGCTTGGTCAGCCCCTCTTCACCATTGAGCTGCAGCCCGCCGGCAAAGGTATCAATCAGATCCGGGGTAAGCGGGTCAGCCAGTTGTACCCGATACCGCTTGGCGCAATCGCGCTTTGGGGAGGTGATCTTGTGCGACCACTGACCATCGTCAGTAATAAGCACAAGCCCTGTGGTATCGGCATCGAGACGCCCGGCAATGTGCAGCTTGTCGGCACGGGCAATATCGAGCAGCGAAATCACCGACGGATAGTATTCATCCAGGGTGGAGCAAATGGTGTCCACCGGCTTGTTCAGCATCAGATAGCGAATGCCCACCAGCTCAAGGTGTTCACCTTCAAGACAGACGCGCGCGCCCTCCGGCACTTTAAAGGCCGAATTCGTCACCACCTCACCGTTGCAGGTGACATCGCCGCCGCTAATGGCCTTTTTTGCCAGACCACGGCTAAGGTCGGTGGTTTCCGCCAGAAATTTATCCAGTCTCACAATCATATATCCCACAGTGAATTTGCGCCGCCATTATGCCGCGGCGACACTAAAAGGCAATGTCGACAGTTTTGCTTACAACCCCTAACAAACTATTGTTGCCCCGCCCTTGTTTACATTCCTGCAAAAGCCTTAACATATCGGCCGGACACAAGCACAGTAACCGCCTGTTAACCGGACGAAATACTTAAAAAGGTATCGAACGGAGGCGAAACAACCAAGGAAAAGCAATGAGAAAAGTACTCATCGGGGGATTGTGTGCCTCGCTCATCATGGGTCTGGCCGCGTGCAATCAAGAAAAAGCTGCAGAAACCAAAGCGCCTGAAGTCGCCAAAACCGCAGCCGCAGAAGCCGTAGCCAAAGCCCTGGGCTCAGGTATTGATTTTGCCAATTTCGACAAGAGCGTCCGCCCACAGGATGACTTCTACGACTATGTGAACGGCACCTGGAACAAGAACACCGAGATCCCTGGCGATCGCACCAGCACCGGCGCCTTCTACGATTTGCGTGAAAAGTCACGTGACGACGTAAAAGCCATCATCGACGAAGTAGCTGCAACCCCGAACCTGAAAGAAGGCACAGACGAGCAGAAAGTTGCCGATCTGTACCGTTCCTTCATGGATGTGGAAACCCTCAACAAGCTGGGCATCACCCCTATTCAGCCAGAGCTGGATGCCATCAAGGGCATTGCCAACACTGACGATCTGGTGAAATTCTTCGCCCACAGCCAAATCGTTGGCGGCGGCACCCCAATGGCATTTTACATTGGTGTGGATGCCAAAGACTCCAGCCGCTATGCCACTCACATCTGGCAATACGGCCTGAGCCTGCCTGAGAAAGATTACTACTTCAACGAAGACGAGCGCTTCGTGAAAATTCGTGACGCCTTCAAGGCCCACATCGAAAAAATGTACGAACTGGCTGGCCTGAGCGGCGGTAAAGAAGCAGCTGAGACCGTACTTAAGCTGGAAACTGCCATCGCCAAC
It encodes the following:
- a CDS encoding methyl-accepting chemotaxis protein — its product is MLIRQKLMLSAALSIGALVAMFGLQLYSGKTQVELALAAQTVVELERDMLELRKDEKDFLDRKEMEYVADHKKHADALQTKLVYIQQVFAEYDIPPTALNRFEVLVNQYLALFADVVVLEQQIGLNPKAGLYGALREAVHNVETLLKQYDEAEIAVQMLQLRRNEKDFMLRRDASYMDKFHKTLANFNTVLDGADLDESVKGQIRQLMTDYKNNFEALVNKEKEFGLAKEEGKLGELRKVVDEIDLMTLELRELALAEIHDEESDSVFMATTLFAVIAALVAIVTLMIIRAIIRPINNINQVISQVGREKDLTLRCDTTSEDEIAEVGLHFNQMVESFQALIQQVNEAVAVMHESCSELSENATRTSDGVMRQLNETDMVATAITEMGATIDEIAKNTELAAERANQTHTNAQNGQLGVEQTIEKIQSLAQQLNSSATVVSELERDSGTIGSVLDVIRGIAEQTNLLALNAAIEAARAGEQGRGFAVVADEVRSLAMRTQESTEEIAGIIQTLQSRTRSIVQLMEASQRQGGESAEQAASAGTLLAQINADVTNIMDMSTQIAAAIEEQSSVAAEVNKNVVIIRDIADESSHAALANAKASDDVRERAEYLKNAVSQFRIV
- a CDS encoding ornithine cyclodeaminase family protein gives rise to the protein MNVIDAHQVHQSLTFDALIAALRQQFARPSSIPQRQVYPLAADSHDAFAVLPAWDNDSIGVKAFTYLPDNPAKNPGFQSLYSQILLFDRQTGAPQALVDGTSVTYWRTAAVSALAADYLARKDSSRLLVIGTGNLAPFMALAHASVRPIREIRIWGRSAAKCEQLCRQIQAARPDMTVTISQALEQDVPWADIISCATGSPEPLFSGAWVTPGTHTDFVGNHHKNCRECDTELVINAQVFVDSRLNVFNEAGELLLPVAEGRFALSSVRAELSQLCSGEVGGRQSDDDITLFKSVGSALADLAGARLVYQRLNQTNRDPI
- a CDS encoding RNA polymerase sigma factor translates to MEPKVLPIFKQASTQQADVSDSHLAQLAADGDKLAFEQLYQRHHKRIYALALRLGGEPSLADEILQESFVRLWHKLPQFRGESQFGTWFYSLALNQALNTLKQHRSFWARFIPDWQLQDAPQSSSQDDSLLLDRLILRLPERARLVFVLFAVEGFSHEEVAKVLGISAGTSKAHYHRARELMKEMLS
- a CDS encoding DUF4097 family beta strand repeat-containing protein; the encoded protein is MKTLHSLSLLCLLASPLFAAEKVDQSLDVGAQSVLEIRVQRGNVELSPWDQNKIQVQGTLDELSKGLIFESQDGRILLEDKMPKSYQGKSNQGSNLVIKVPSALTLKAEGVSADYQVNGLNGELDLGTVSGDIKAGALGGRVNFNTVSGEIDATGLSGKVSMETVSGAIKDKDSSSPDASYKSVSGDIKLDTEAQVVHIEQVSGDTEARLANARALQYNAVSGDAELALKGDVKVSGESVSGDIMIKLLSNADARVAINGGPGGKISNGLSSESPKKPKYGPGSSLNMQLGNGKGVIELSTLSGTLSLE
- the rsuA gene encoding 16S rRNA pseudouridine(516) synthase RsuA; translated protein: MIVRLDKFLAETTDLSRGLAKKAISGGDVTCNGEVVTNSAFKVPEGARVCLEGEHLELVGIRYLMLNKPVDTICSTLDEYYPSVISLLDIARADKLHIAGRLDADTTGLVLITDDGQWSHKITSPKRDCAKRYRVQLADPLTPDLIDTFAGGLQLNGEEGLTKPAVLEILADTEALLSITEGKYHQVKRMFAAVGNKVVGLHREAVGAIELDPALEPGEWRYLTEAEIASVK